In Candidatus Anaeroferrophillus wilburensis, a genomic segment contains:
- a CDS encoding helix-turn-helix transcriptional regulator — MHSNEFKDFRQKLDKTQKEMAELLGKSIKAVHSYEQGWRVIPADVERQVLFLASRAAVDAKNRKPCWQITKCSPEQRKKCPAWEFNAGDLCWFINGTTCAGRPQGSWDEKIKLCRQCAVLSSLVSDQTTGTKRGIKNG, encoded by the coding sequence ATGCACAGCAATGAGTTCAAAGATTTCAGGCAGAAATTAGATAAAACCCAGAAAGAGATGGCAGAACTTTTGGGGAAATCCATCAAGGCCGTTCACAGTTATGAACAGGGGTGGCGCGTCATACCAGCTGATGTGGAGAGGCAGGTCCTGTTTCTGGCTTCCCGGGCTGCGGTTGATGCTAAAAACAGAAAACCCTGCTGGCAGATTACGAAATGTTCGCCAGAGCAGAGAAAAAAGTGTCCGGCATGGGAATTCAACGCCGGCGATCTCTGCTGGTTCATCAACGGCACCACCTGTGCCGGCAGACCCCAGGGAAGCTGGGATGAAAAAATAAAGCTTTGCCGGCAATGCGCTGTCCTGTCTTCGCTGGTTAGCGATCAGACCACCGGAACAAAGAGGGGAATAAAAAATGGCTGA